The window CACTAGATGATTTTTTCTTAGCTCCTCAATTAGCAACTGATTTTTGATATTTTTTACGAAAACCAGCTTTTGGTCGTTCAATATGAATACCTAAAATGCCACCAATTACGAGATTTATCACAAGCATAATTAGCGGAAAAATAATAATGCGAATATCTGTTCCAGGAATGGTTAAAGTTCAAATTAAATCAAAAACTTTATAAAACATATCGCCAATCAAACTAGCCATTTTTTCTAAGTTTTCCATTTTTAAACTCCTTTACTTGTTTTTCTTCTTCAGATTATTTTTTAACTTAGTAAGTATCTTACTGAATTTTTCCATTTTTAAATATTCTAATGCTTCAATATCCATCACATTATCATTTCAAAATTTATGCTGATAATTATCATTCAAAGCACGATTACTTAATTCACGCAAGAATGATAAATATTTATTATCATAAAGGTTTAAAATTGACATCGGAATTTTCAATTTAAAGAAATAAATGTCTAATTCCGGAATGCTACGATACTTGATTTTGCGACCTTTTTTATCATTTTTAGCATTAATTAGAGTTAATCGTCATTGTTCGTATTCGCTTACGGATTTAAAAGTACCATAAATAACTTGCAAATAGGGTCGAAAGATACTAACTGGTTTTTTTCTAATACCAACAATTATTGAATTCGCAATATCACGAACTTTAACTCATATATGTTCGGCTCGTTGTCCGCTTGCTAATACAATATGGGTAAATTGGCGAGCCGAAGCGAAATATTCTTGTAAACCTTGGGTTACTCTATCATTTTCTTTATAATCAGTTCCTTCTAAAAATAAGTTGGTTTCATCTCATAACAGTAAATGTTTTTCATCTAAAATTGGATAATTATAATCTAATAAAGACATATGCCCTAATGAAAGCATTTGTTTATCTGTAATCGGAAAAGTAGAAATCGTTTTTCAACCACTTAATAAGTAAGAAGCTAAAACCATTAAAGCAGTTTTTCCAGTTCCTAAGGCACCAATTACTAAATTTAAGGGTGAATTTAATAAGAAATTAATAAAACTACGACGAGCAAAGAAATGAGAAATTTTAGTATATAGAATATACAAAGCAATTAATAAATAAATAATATCAAATAATATTCGTCAACTTTGAGGATTATAATAATGCAAAATCGCACCATAAAATCACGCAATAATAAATAAAGTGCGATTTAAAGCGACAAAATCATATAATCTTAAATTTATTTTTTTAAACAATAGCATCACTTAAATCACACTTTCTTTATTTTTATTACTATCTATCTGCCGGGCATTAATTTTTCAAACATTTTGAAAGCAATTAAAAATAAACCAATAATCACACCAAGCAAGAAAACTCAATATGTAGCAAAGAAATTAACGACATTCGGCATATTACCACCAATAATATCAGTTCAAATATTACCAAATGCTTTAATTAATGCTTTTCATAAATTAGTAACCGCTTGTTCACCAGTAACAGCTGGTGCATCTACTAAGAAAGTTCCGAACATATAATCACCCCCTTTCTAAACAAAATATGATTTAACCTTATAAAATAAAATAACCATAAATAAGACGATGAATACTAATACCATTCAAAACGCAATATTTGCTATTAAAAGTCAAAGTAGTTCTTTGGTTAAATCAATTTCTTTACCACCAGTAATACGAGCTGGAATAGTTGTAATTTGAATAAATAAATCCCAAAAATACACTTTTATTTGTTCTCAATCTAAATCTTTTCAAACAACTAAAAACATAATAATTACCGCTTAAAAGGTCAAAAGAGTAGAAAAATAATTGCTGAGAAGAGCATTACAATTATTAAAATTGAAAACAAAAATACAACTTGAGGTGGTAAATCGGCAGTTGGATAAATTAATTCAATTAACTCAATAATTATTTTTTTAAACATTTTCTAAACCTACTTTTTAATTTCTTTTTCATCTTGTTCTAACAAATTTCGTTTAAACTTTGCAATAAATATTCGTTGTGAATAAGTAAAATCTTTTGGTAGCTGTTTTGCTTCACTACCATATTTCTTTTTATCTTTAAAAAACCGATAAATATTAACTGCAATATAATATGCTAGTAATAATGTTAAAATCGTAAAAAATACTAATCCAAATATACTCATCTTTCTTTTCTCCTTAATTTTCTAATTCATATTTTTTTAAACAATTATGTTCAACAAAATCAACACAAAGTCAATTATCACCAACTAAATCAGTTCTAACAGAATCAACTGCAGATTTAGACGCTCAAATTTTTTGTTCTAATCCAGTTTTTTTATTAATAGAATATATAAACTCTTGACAATAATCTTTACCAGGCTCATCCACACTAACTCACATTTTCATTTCTAAAACTCCAAAACTATTTTTTACTACACCAAATCAAATAAATTGCAATAACTTAGTTAAATAACTCAACTCATCCATAACTAGCGGGCGGAGCATACGCTTTCCGCACCGCTTCGCCACTATAAACATCAACCAAGATGTTTTTTTATTTACCTTTATTCTTAAGGCACCTTAAAACACCTTTAAAATTAATTTTTAAAATAATTAAAACTTACATCCTTTTTATCGTTCTCTTTTTCAGCAATAAAAAAATTTAACAATTCTTGTCCTATAATCAAATTAGACTCCTGCTCTTTTTTGTTAACTGAAACCAACTGATACTCACCATTTCTAATTATTCCAATACAAATAGAATTTTCATATTTGCCTTTATAAACAAATCGTTTTGAAAATCAAATACCAATAGGATTACTAAATCACGGAATTTCTGGTGCTTTAATAAGAATTGCGTTTTGTGTTTCTTTTAAAAGATATTTTTTAGTATTTAAAAAAATATTTTCAATATTTCTCACATACATACCTTCCTTACAAATATATTTAGTTATATTAAACTAAGTTATATTTAACTTAGTTATCTAACTAAGTTAAATATTTATTTTTTTAAACATTTATGTTTAACAAAATTTGTTAGTAAACTTTGTTTACTAATTAACTTAGTTTATTACTATCAAGGCACAAAAAAATACAAGGCATAACTAAAAATAATAAATATTAATTTAACCTTATATTTCTTGTAATAAATAAATGAGCTCGTATTTATTTATTAATTAAAAGCAAGTTTGTAGAAACCAAAATCTTGTCATATGTATATGGTTTCTACAATTATACTGTTTTTATCTATTGATAAATGAAATTTTTTTAAAATAAGTTTTTTAACTTCTTCAATAATTGAATTACGAGAATTATCTTCTATTGTACCGATATTAAAATAACGATTTTTAATTTGTTGAATTAAATTAGTAATTTTTTTTTGTTCATCGTTATCTTTGCGTATTGAATTACTAAGTCCTGACGGCCCGGCTTCTTGCAAATCTCTTTGTGGAATATAATTTTGTTGATTTATATTAAAAGTTACAAATATACCTCCTCTATATCTAAATGATAAATTAGTTCCATAAGATCACGCATTATAATTAATTGTAATAATTGCTGAATTTTCTGTAATACTTCTGGGAACAACATATAAATTTGATTCTGTTAATAATTCTTCCGGGATTTCTTCATTTATTAATTTTAATTTGACTTCTTTAATAAATTTTTTTAATATTGTTTCACTATTGGTGTCGTTAATTTCTCCCAAATCAAATCCAGAATTATTATTTATGCCAAATAAATATGATAGAATTTTTTTTCGGTGTATTTTTTTATAAATAACTGTTTTTTTATTTTTCTTTTTATTTTTATATGATATTATTTTTCCATTATTTTTTGATTCTTTAATTTTAATAGAATCGGGTTCATTGTTATTATCATTTTTAATTTGTTGAATTAAATCAACAACTATTTTTTCATCAGCAACAATTTTACAAATTGGATTACTATTTACTGCTTGTTCATCAACTGATATGCTTTGATTTATTCCACTTGTTTCTGGTTGTTCCGCTGCTATCGTCATAAACCTAAAAATATTAATAGAAAAAGGATCATTTTCGTTATCGTACAACCTTAAAAAATTTTGATCTATAATAAAATCAACATAAAACAAATTATCATGAAAACCATCATCATCATATTTTCGAAAATAAATTCTAAGTATTAAATTATTATTAATCTCACTCTTAATAATCATTCAAAAATCAAATAAATTTCTATATTCTGGATCATTAATTTTGTATTCTTTTAATTTAATCATTATTTTTCTTAAAAAATCTGATAATTTTTCTTCATCTGTTGATTTATCAAGAAGATTATATTTTTTACTAAAATCACAACGAATTCGCATTAAAACTTCATAATTATTTTTAAATATTATATTAAACCCTTTGTCTTGTTGTATATTACTATCTATCATAAAATTATCGGTTTTTAAATTTTCTTTTCTTTCTTTTAAAATAAACCTTATTAATTCATTAGCAAAATTATTATTAAAGTTTAAATCGTTAATATTATAATCTGAAAAAACATTAACAAGCTTATTTTTAATAAATAATAATAAACTTAAAAAAATTTTTTCATCTGATGTTAGTTCGGTATCTAAATTTTTTTCTGTAGAATAATTTGTTCTTTTAATTCTTTTTAATTTTAAATTATTTACTTGTTGATAATTATTAACATTGTTATCACTATTTTTGATAGTTTCTTGTTTTTGATAAGAACTAGCAGCAATTACTGTTGGCATAACAGTTCCGCTAATTGTTAATACACTTAATAAACTTAAAAGTTTTTTCATATTAATCAAATCCTTTTCGTGAATTTTTACTAATTAATAAAATTTATTAAATAATCAACATGCTTTTTCCAAATCTTAGTCTGGAATCTATTCACTTTGCAGTTTCATTATATACCGTCAAACAAAAAAATTCTACTTTTACTATAATAGACTTCTTACAATACTATGATAGTAACTGAAAATTGTATTATTGAAGCAAATAAATTAAACTTTATTAAAATTACTACCAAGAAAGGTGATTTTTTATGTTAGAAATTAATAATAATTTAAAAACGATAGAAAACAAGCATTGATTAAGTTTATTTACAACGCATAAAAATATGTACACCAATAAATGTGAACAATTAGCTAACGAATATGAAAAATTAGATGAATACTTATATAAATATCATTATCGGTTAAAACAAGGTTATAAAGTAGTTCATTTTGCACCAAGAACAATTATTACAATTTTTGGTGAAGTTATTTTTAAACGACGTCGATATAAATATTGAAATCAAAAATCAGGTAAATTTGAATATGTATGTTTACTAGATAAAGAAATTGGTTTATTACCGAAACAACGCATTTATTTTGATGTCCAATTTAAAGTTTTAAGTCTTTTGGGCGATGGTAAACGCTATAGCGATGTTTTAGATGCTCTAAATCATTGTTATATTTCAAAAGGTAGCATTTCAAATATTTTAAATAAATACGATATTGCTGAATATTTTCAACTCGCAGAAAAAGAAACTAAAACTAGAATTGATGTCAAAAATAAGGATTTATATATTCAACTAGATGAGACATTTTTAGCGACATTAGATCAGAAAGTTAAACAAGACCAAAGAATTCGTTTAGTTACTTTTCATACCGGGCATAAAGAAAAAAATTACAAAAATGCTCGTAGAGAATTAGAAAACAAACGAGGTCATTTTCTAATGTTAAAAGTTGGTAAACGAATAAATACAATGGATTATCGTGATTTATTAATTAAGGAATTACAAAAACATTATGTGAATATTAATTATGACAGAATAATTGTTTGTGGCGATGGTGATTCTTGAATTAGAGAAATTGCCAATAGTTTCGGTAATGTTAGATATATTTTAGATGGTTACCATGCTATTAAAAAATTAAAACAAACGGCATTTAATATTGTTTTTGAAAATCGCAAAGTAACACTAAATAGTTGAATTAAATTATATAAAGATGGAAATCATCAAGAATTAATCAAAACCATTCGTAATATTGCTAAAAATGAATTAAATAAAGATATTAAAACAAATTTAAGGAAAGCGAGTAATTATTTCAGTAATAATAAGCATGGTATTCATAATCAAAATTTAGAATGAAATATCGGCTGTAGCATTGAAAGTGATGTATCACATTTGGTAAAACAACAATTAGGATACGGGGCAAAAATATATAATCATAAGAATTTAAATAACCTATTACATTTAAGAATGGCAAATTTAAACAAATTAAATGTATTACATTATATTAATGAAAATATTAATTCAGAAATAGAAATCAGAAAAGAAATATATAAAAATTCATTATGAAATAAATATAATAATAAAAATGATGATAGTTGAATTAATTATAAAGGTAATGCTGTAACAAATAAATATAATAGATTTAAGTAAGTAAAAATATTAGTTAAAATTTAATAAAATTAATAATTTTTCATTGTGTAAAAATTCAATAATATGATAGAATGGTAATGAATAAAAAGAACAATAACAAGAAAGGCGGGGTTGGTTTAGTAATTAAATAATATAATTAGCTGATTGTTTTACTTCTTCAAAGCAATACCTAAGAAAACTAAACGCGACCGACTTGGTACATAATCTTTAATTTTATCTACTATTTTGATAATATTATTTCCTAGGTGAAGTACAAATGTTAGATAAATACAAAGACGAAAATGAATTTTATAGTCTAATAGGCATAAAATATAAAACTTTCATGGAAATGGTAGAAATTTTAAAAGAAGCTGAAGCTAAACAAAAACAAATTGGTGGTAGACCAAATAAATTATCAATAGAGCAAAGATTACTTATGACTTTAGAATACTGAAAAGAATATAGTACATATCGTATTATTGCAAAAAAATATAATATTAGTCATGTTAGTTGTATTCGTAATATCTTTTGAGTTGAAAATACTCTAATAAAAAATAGTCACTTTCATATACCTGGCAAAAAGATATTAGACTTCTTGCATTACTTATTAAAATAATTACAAATTATTTGT is drawn from Spiroplasma endosymbiont of Asaphidion curtum and contains these coding sequences:
- a CDS encoding Mbov_0401 family ICE element transposase-like protein, with amino-acid sequence MLEINNNLKTIENKHWLSLFTTHKNMYTNKCEQLANEYEKLDEYLYKYHYRLKQGYKVVHFAPRTIITIFGEVIFKRRRYKYWNQKSGKFEYVCLLDKEIGLLPKQRIYFDVQFKVLSLLGDGKRYSDVLDALNHCYISKGSISNILNKYDIAEYFQLAEKETKTRIDVKNKDLYIQLDETFLATLDQKVKQDQRIRLVTFHTGHKEKNYKNARRELENKRGHFLMLKVGKRINTMDYRDLLIKELQKHYVNINYDRIIVCGDGDSWIREIANSFGNVRYILDGYHAIKKLKQTAFNIVFENRKVTLNSWIKLYKDGNHQELIKTIRNIAKNELNKDIKTNLRKASNYFSNNKHGIHNQNLEWNIGCSIESDVSHLVKQQLGYGAKIYNHKNLNNLLHLRMANLNKLNVLHYINENINSEIEIRKEIYKNSLWNKYNNKNDDSWINYKGNAVTNKYNRFK
- a CDS encoding transposase family protein: MLDKYKDENEFYSLIGIKYKTFMEMVEILKEAEAKQKQIGGRPNKLSIEQRLLMTLEYWKEYSTYRIIAKKYNISHVSCIRNIFWVENTLIKNSHFHIPGKKILDFLHYLLK